Within the Oncorhynchus masou masou isolate Uvic2021 chromosome 1, UVic_Omas_1.1, whole genome shotgun sequence genome, the region CATCAGCAAATAGCCTTAAATTAATTGCATTTTCATCTCTTATCAAAATGAAAAGAAAACAATACATACATTTACTCAAAATGTTATCTTTCAAATGATCTTTCTTGAAAACGTTTGTATATTGTCCCATACAACAAATCAGTaccctattttttatttattttggtgACCCCACTGCAGTTCCGTTGCAACCCCGACTTTGAATACCACTGCTCTAGAGGGCAAGATAAACACCAGTACTGTACATACACAACCATTCTAAGTGATCACCTTCAACTTATGGTGAATCATTTCTATCCTGATGGGAgtggatgacaatgcccccatccacagggcacgagtgatCCCTGAATGGTTTGATGCACATAAAAACTATTTAAACCATATGGCTGtttcagtcaccagatctcaacccaattgaacacttatgggagattctgaaacagtgcctgagacagcattttccaccaccatcaacaaaacaccaaatgatggaatttctcttggaagaatggtgtcgcgtCCCTCCAGTAGAGTTTCAGACACTTtgagaatctatgccaaggtacATTGAAGCTCTTCTGGTGGCTCCTgttggcccaacgccctattaggACACTttatgttgttactgttattttGGCAGTTAACTCTACATACTTCTAAGTAGCATAATGTTACTGTTATAGTGGTCACTGTGAAAAGCTTGAAGGATTGTGAGAATTCCTCAAAGAGCAAAGGAACATGCACATGATGCTGCTGTTGTTTATTAATTACTACAAATGAGAAAAGAGATTCTCCACCACATTTATCATAGAAAATACATGAATTTTACAATGAAGGTATAAGAACATAATGCTAAGTGCTGCCGATTGTAGAAATACACTGGCATGACAGATTTAATTAAAACGTAACAAGAAAACAAATTTGGATTAAACATTCCTTGTCATGAGGATAATTCCTATGTCAGTGTGCATGTTGTCTCCCTAGACGTTTAGCGCCTCCTCCTGCGCGGTCTCGTTGTCCCCGGGGCGGTGGTCGTGCCTGCATCACAGTCTGTGACATGACATCCACACGACTCAACGTGGATGTAGGAGTGCTTGACCTTTGACCCATCAGGGCACATCAGCTCCACCTCTTTCTGGCTAGTGGTCGCCTCttggcagcaggagcagtagTGCATCATGGTGTTCGCCTCTGCTGAGTACCTGCACATTCACATAAACACAAGAGAAGTTGAAAAGAGGGCTTGAATTCCCTGGGTTTTGTTGACAAGATGAGCACAGGAGCATTAAATAACTCAAATTGTCTCCTAGTTCATAAAGGGCACACTAGACAGTGAATAGATTATCACTAACTGGGGCCTGCATGACATTGACTAGTGCTGCATTCAGCATCTGTAGTACTTACATAGAAGAGGTTCCACAGTTTCCTGAGCAGGAATTGATCTCCACAGGCTCAGCGGTCGCACAGCCACTGATGACAATGCTAGTGGTGGTGTACTTCATCTCACAGACATTGCTGCGTTCTGTGCCTGGTCAGGGAAGATGCATCAAGAGTTAGGCTATTGTTTGGTATGACACAGATGAAGCAGAACCAGCCAACATATACATTTTTGGCCAGTATGTAGTCACACAATGTTTCCGGTTGGTCTTGTTTAGGTGACAAAGCATGCTAGTATTAACCAGTAGATAGGGGGTTATTAGGAATGCTTTGGCTGGATGTGTTACTTACAGGACTTGCAGCATCCATTTGCGTCTGTCTTTTCTGTGCCCTGGGGTGAAAAATAGGAGAGATGATTTATAAGTGGTAGATTGTATACATTATGTGAGCTCCCTTCCATTCTAAATGTCACTGAACGATCTATCGCTATGACCCAAGAGTCCTAGGAATGATAGTAACATTCTGAGTGAGAAAGGAAAACAGTGAAACTGCAGTGTTGATTGTCCCCACGATGGAGGTGAGATAGGACAGAAACTCACTGGGACACAGTTCTCTGGGCTGAAAGCAGGGCACACAGTCTTCACCTCCCCTGGTATATATTGGCCACCAGTTTTCTCACATGTGTACTTCACACATTTGTCACCAGGTGGTGACCAGGTTTCGTTCACCTATCGAACAAGGACAAGATGATGAAGAATTATGATGGAGTTTCAGATCATGCAGACAGATTATGCATCTTCATACACTCTTGTTGTACTCACCTGAATAGTGTGTTTGGTCTTATCTGGCATAGTAACCACACAGCTTGTCTGTACACACTTCCCACAACACTGACCAGGTATGGCCTGAAACTGGAAGCCCTAAGACGAGGATGGAGAGCCATCATTGAATCATTGTTCACTTATTATATAAGCATGCAGCAGCTTCCAGAGTAGGCTATTGCAAGTTTCTTATAAATATGTAAATTAATTGATCATCTTTGTACCTGTGAACATGTAGTGTCGCAGGAGATATTTGTGCACACAATGTTGTTGAGCTTGGTGCTAGGATCCATGATCGAGCTGCAGATACAATTCTCACAAGTTCCTTCAGGAACTTCAGCACCAGgctggagtgaaagagagagacaaaggttaTCATCCACTATAACAGACTTTGAATAGAGGAGGGTCAGAGTGCAAAGGGAGCAGTTCTACAGTAGAATGTGACCAATTATGAGGGCAGCAAACACACTACAGCTTATCTTAAGCTATTTCTGTGTGTATCTTTCAGAAGcttgtttaatttaatttattttaaatgatttattctTACCTGGTACTCAATGTTATTGTAGACACATACACCCTTAGGAACTGAACCGCACACATTGAGAAGAAATCAGTCAGTAATACTAGTGACTCATGTCAGAGTTAACACAAATGTAACCAGGGATACAGGGGAATTACAAAACCACTGATGAATTAAATCAAGGGGACTTACCACAGGTATACTCTGGACAGCAACTTGAGATGGACGTGCTTATAATTGCCTCCCACCCTGGTTGGCAGTCCATCATGACTTTGGGGCAAAGCAGTGCATCGCACTCTGTTACAGAGGTAACCGATGAGAAGTGATTAAAAGACAAGCCGATAGAGGGTCAAATAACCCCTATGAACCTACAGAACACATCAGATAATCTTGGTCTAGTACTGTATGAATAAGAGTTGGCTTCTAATGATTTACTGAAGGGTCTGCTCCATCACTCACCACATGTATATTTCTGGCAGCAGCCTTCTGTCGTGTTCACCAGTCTGTATCCAGTCTCATTGCAGATGGGTGTGGCTGGTGTGGGGCAGGTGATAGGCTGGCACTGGACAATCATGGAGTCCATGTCACAGGTGCACTGCTGGCAACCACTCTCCCATGTATCACCAGGCTTAATGGAAAAACATGGTAATGTCAGGTCAATACAAAAACAGAAAAGAGTAACTCAAATGTTTTTGTTCTGCAATGAACTGGATTTAACCATGACAGTTAATATGAACCATCATTAGGTGAGAAGAAATGGGTTGGAGGTAGTTATTCAGAGATTAAACGTTTTCTTCTGGTCAGTTCATTGGAAGGAATAAAGAGGCCAAGACCTATACTATGTCAATGAAAAGTATCCATCCAAGTATGTACGTTTCCCTGACTCACGTGAAATGCATCTCATGATATGTCTATGTGAGAATGAATATCTGGAGAATATTTAGATGGAGGAAATTCTTACCATTTTGGGGTTGCCATCAGGTCCAGTGCAGCCTGAAAAATAAATACAGGGTGTGTTTAAAAGTTTTGTCTCACATGGTTGGCGTCACATTCTtcacacctcaacatcaacacattTTGTTAACTGTTCCATTACAAATAAAGCCTGTACGCCATTATTTATGATTCATTTAAGGTTTCAAAGTACAGAAAGGTCTAATTTTCATATTGATAGCTACCTGCAAAATGACCCATAACCCATTCTTACCACAGGAGACCACACAAGTATCAGAGTAGGTGCTGAACAAGACGGTTTTAGATGGACAGAAGCAACCCTCCTTCGTCTTATTGGTCATTTGGGTTTGGTTGTTCAAATACTTCTCATTATATCTGCATACAAAAGAGGTTTGGGATTATGCAGgagatcatttttttttttacgctCAAATTAAAGAAATTCATATCAGACTAAAGCTTACTTTGTATTACATGTTGGTTCAACTGCTGGACCACATGGCATGTACACCTTAGTGGCTGGGCATGTATGCTCTGCAGGACAAAAATAGATCACAGTTATGCTAAACACtagcaaaaatattttttaagtaAGACAAAACTAGCTTCCTATGAATTTGTGGCATGACTACTATGCTTGGATTCATAGCTCACCACATTCTCCATCGGTTGACTTCCTCCAGTCAATGCAGATCCCTTTATTTGCACATTCAGATGCATACGCCTCCAGACTAGAGCAGCTAGAAATAGCATTGTTGCAGACATCTGATCTACAGGCCTGAATGAAGGCATCAGGAGAAACCGCTTTATGGCATTCCTCAAAGACCCTTTGAAATAAAATATCATAGAGAGTGATTTAAAGAGATGCATGGAGTGCAACCTTAAACTAGAAATGCCAATGGAACGGTACCTGCATTATGATAAAACAGGTGTAATTACAAGTAAATTAACATTACAATTGATAAAACACATTAGGAAGTGAATTGTCATTTAGGCATTCCTATTGTGTGCTTGTTCCCTTTTTCAAACTTAGTTTGATATGTTGCTTACTTGCTGTTCATGATTTCACAAATGACTGTCTTGCAGGGGGTAGGGGATGTGCTTGGGGTTGCCGTGGTGGTAGAGGGTGGTGCTGTTGGAGGAGTTGGACAGTCCTGGTTTGGAATCAGCCACTGGCTAGCTGCGACTGAGCAGCTCTGTATCTGACCATTAGGTGACTGGCAGTCATTCTTCTGGGAATTATCACAGGTACCTTGAAAAATACGGATATTAAGTAGTGTAAAACCTAGTTAGCAAGGACAAGTCATAGTTGTCTTGTTGTATGCAATTTCTATAGGGTGGTCTAGATAGGAGCATCTACTGAAGGTTTGAAACTGTGAAATGTTTATTGACCCTCTTTAATAATACTCACCACACTGGCCCTCTGTGCTGTTTTGGAAGAGGGAATAAGGAAGGTTGATGCTAAATGATGACCCCTTGTAAGACACCTGAACCTTAAGATCAGTGATCTCCAGCACGACCTCCACACCAGTACTTGTTAGAGCAATGTCACCCATTCTGTAAGCTGGGTAGATTCGTTTACTGTTGACATATACCTGCATTTGTGTAGAAATGAATACACATTTAGATGGTTGAGTCAGGTGTTATCTTGAAAGTAGTAACATGACAATGTTAAACGCATTTTTGGTTTTCATTTAAATTTATGGGATTTCAATAAAGCATGATAAAGCAGCAGCATCATAaaaaaaattatggatattaataaaaatatatatatttttaaatagttACCACATTTTCTGTTGTATCACCAGATCTCTGTTGGGTTAGAATCACTTcataggatttgtaatgaatgaTAAGGGACTGAGGACAGAATCCACTGTCGGTGTTTCCACAGTAGTGATTATCAACAATaatggtaaggttgtatttgaAGTTGATTTCTTTCACTAAGGTGTATGAGCAGTTCTCCTGGAAATTGTAATATACTCCATCAAATGTCATGTAGTGTGATCCACCCCATCCACTGCATACACCTGCAACATGTTAAAATATGAGTTGATAATAATCAAAGCTATTGACAGAGGACATTGAAAACTAATGAGCAATAATGTCTTATTTTAATTCAGATTGTTGGGTTGTATGTTGCCACTTACATTCACATTCATATGTAAAGCAGCATCCAGTTGAATCATAGACCTTGACAGGTGGACGACCATTCTCACACTGTAGTGGCTCCACTGGCTTGCATTTTACTGGTAGCTGGACAACAATGCCGTCCTGGCAAACTGCTGTGGTACAGCTATTCAGCTGCCAAGACTCTCCATTCTGCCATTGATTTGATAAGGAAAAGCAATTactcaaacatgcacacacagggTTGAACATACAAGCACTATACCACAAAGACAAATATACCCATTCACCCATTTTATTATTAAAAACCTTTTAAAATTACCTTTCTTGGTGGCTGAACGCTAGTGCAGTCTGGCGAGGATTGAGTTGTTGGTGGTGTGGTCGTGGTCTCTTCTGATGTTGTGGGTGATACAGTGGGTGGTGTAGAGGAAGGACATGGATTTGATTCCACTTCGACTTGGCACGTGGCTTTGCAGTAAGCCGTGAAGCACCACCCTGAAGCATCGGTCACATTATACACGAGGTTCCCTGATTGTTGAGAAAGGCAAGTGTTAGAACATTTAGTTTTGCAAATTAAAGTTCATTGAAAGATTAGTGAAATGTCATTTATTTTGATTGTCTGAATGACATTTATAACATGTTACCTGGTAGATACTGTGTCCCATTAACATTGCAAATGCACTGGCTGGTGGTGACTGCTTGTGATGTAGGTGTAATAATCACTTGTGGCGATGCTGAAggagttgttgttgttgcaaatgTGCCTGTGATGACAACTGGCTCTGTTGTTTCTGTACTTGTTGTTGAAGGCTGTGATGTTGAACTTGAAGTTACAATTATAAGAGTTGTAGAAGATGTAGTTGGGCCAGTGGTGACAACTTTAGGTGGCTTTGTGGATGTAGATGGAATAGTCTCCGTTGTGGTTTCTTCAACTTTTGTAgttccacctgtggtaggtgtAATTACCTCCGCAGTTGTTGTCGTTGAAGTTGTGGGATTGGAAGTAATGCcaactggccctgttgtttcttcacctgttgttgtggactgggatgttgaggtagaggtttcaacaattacagtggtGGATGTGGTTGTTGGGCCAGTGGTGAATTCTTTAGGTGGTGTTGTGG harbors:
- the LOC135550143 gene encoding intestinal mucin-like protein; this translates as MAPTTNAEEITPTTGGTTAVEETTTESIPSTSTTPPKEFTTGPTTTSTTVIVETTPQPTSTGEETTGPVGISSNPTTSTTTTAEVITPTTGGTTKVEETTTETIPSTSTKPPKEFTTGPTTTSTTVIVETSTSTPQPTSTGEETTGPVGITSNPTTSTTTTAEVVTPTTGGTTKVEETTTETIPSTSTKPPKEFTTGPTTTSTTVIVETSTSTPQPTSTGEETTGPVGITSNPTTSTTTTAEVVTPTTGGTTRVEETTTETIPSTSTKPPKEFTTGPTTTSTTVIVETSTSTPQPTSTGEETTGSVGITSNPTTSTTTTAEVITPTTGGTTKVEETTTETIPSTSTVPPKVVTSGPTTTSTTVIVETSTSTSQSTTTSEETTGPVGITSSPMTSTTTTKAPTTNAEEITPTTGGTTTVVETTTESIPSTSTTPPKEFTTGPTTTSTTVIVETSTSTSQSTTTGEETTGPVGITSNPTTSTTTTAEVITPTTGGTTKVEETTTETIPSTSTKPPKVVTTGPTTSSTTLIIVTSSSTSQPSTTSTETTEPVVITGTFATTTTPSASPQVIITPTSQAVTTSQCICNVNGTQYLPGNLVYNVTDASGWCFTAYCKATCQVEVESNPCPSSTPPTVSPTTSEETTTTPPTTQSSPDCTSVQPPRKNGESWQLNSCTTAVCQDGIVVQLPVKCKPVEPLQCENGRPPVKVYDSTGCCFTYECECVCSGWGGSHYMTFDGVYYNFQENCSYTLVKEINFKYNLTIIVDNHYCGNTDSGFCPQSLIIHYKSYEVILTQQRSGDTTENVVYVNSKRIYPAYRMGDIALTSTGVEVVLEITDLKVQVSYKGSSFSINLPYSLFQNSTEGQCGTCDNSQKNDCQSPNGQIQSCSVAASQWLIPNQDCPTPPTAPPSTTTATPSTSPTPCKTVICEIMNSKVFEECHKAVSPDAFIQACRSDVCNNAISSCSSLEAYASECANKGICIDWRKSTDGECEHTCPATKVYMPCGPAVEPTCNTKYNEKYLNNQTQMTNKTKEGCFCPSKTVLFSTYSDTCVVSCGCTGPDGNPKMPGDTWESGCQQCTCDMDSMIVQCQPITCPTPATPICNETGYRLVNTTEGCCQKYTCECDALLCPKVMMDCQPGWEAIISTSISSCCPEYTCVPKGVCVYNNIEYQPGAEVPEGTCENCICSSIMDPSTKLNNIVCTNISCDTTCSQGFQFQAIPGQCCGKCVQTSCVVTMPDKTKHTIQVNETWSPPGDKCVKYTCEKTGGQYIPGEVKTVCPAFSPENCVPGTEKTDANGCCKSCTERSNVCEMKYTTTSIVISGCATAEPVEINSCSGNCGTSSMYSAEANTMMHYCSCCQEATTSQKEVELMCPDGSKVKHSYIHVESCGCHVTDCDAGTTTAPGTTRPRRRRR